One segment of Coffea arabica cultivar ET-39 chromosome 7c, Coffea Arabica ET-39 HiFi, whole genome shotgun sequence DNA contains the following:
- the LOC140010678 gene encoding secreted RxLR effector protein 161-like, giving the protein MSKVPYANVVGSLIYVMVCTRPDISQAVGVVSRYMMIQDNSQHVVGFCDSDYAGDLDKRRSTTGYIFTLAKAPVSWKFTLQSTVALSTTEAEYMAITEAVKEAI; this is encoded by the exons ATGTCAAAAGTACCGTATGCAAATGTTGTTGGTAGCTTGATTTATGTTATGGTATGTACAAGGCCTGACATTTCACAAGCAGTTGGAGTTGTGAGCAGGTATATGATGATCCAG GATAACAGTCAGCACGTAGTTGGTTTTTGTGATTCAGATTATGCTGGTGATTTGGATAAACGTAGATCAACTACTGGTTATATATTTACACTTGCAAAAGCACCAGTCAGTTGGAAGTTTACCTTACAGTCAACGGTTGCTTTATCTACTACAGAAGCAGAGTATATGGCAATCACAGAAGCCGTAAAGGAAGCAATTTAG